A stretch of Macadamia integrifolia cultivar HAES 741 chromosome 7, SCU_Mint_v3, whole genome shotgun sequence DNA encodes these proteins:
- the LOC122083122 gene encoding uncharacterized protein LOC122083122, with translation MEDEIRGRLEAQRCLGIAEKLLTVRDLVGSYSFAARAQENDPFLDGVDQILAIVEVLLAAEKRINNHLDWYAILQLNNQSNDLELIKKKYRRLALLLHPDKNKAVFADNAFKLVVDAWAVLSNPSKKTLYDNELNLFSKLVSSQPLQQQPVKINPRDKKRKATKEQNFNSGSSRIPSLMSTFWTTCPYCYNLYEYPRVYEECCLRCEKCKRAFQAVIVSSLPPSLPGKEEFYCCWGLFPLAFSVSNSGSGKPKFPSFPNSMSSPPMFPPPPSTEKNAGIPEWMPFSPMFPSESQGEGNRSGTAAAAAAAAQINLDNDGDDDCNIIEKGNLTTDVQRRSFSNKKPDENCPGEAKKDGEIRTEASRVTIAKPQMRKKTVAKRTQKQRGRGPHDKKAESRSARELEKLDLNGELGNEAKDSEPTTGEGTDAGSGDEDVASGSGFFEGLDEFLDNLPILNAVNDGGKVEGGNT, from the coding sequence ATGGAGGATGAGATTAGAGGAAGACTTGAAGCTCAAAGATGTCTAGGAATAGCAGAGAAGCTTCTCACGGTTCGAGATCTCGTCGGAAGCTATAGTTTTGCAGCTCGAGCGCAAGAAAACGACCCTTTTCTTGATGGAGTAGATCAGATCCTCGCCATCGTCGAAGTCCTTCTTGCAGCCGAGAAGCGGATCAACAACCACTTGGACTGGTACGCAATACTGCAACTTAATAACCAGTCTAATGATCTGGAACTCATCAAGAAAAAGTACAGGAGACTCGCTTTGCTCTTGCATCCGGACAAGAACAAGGCTGTCTTCGCCGATAACGCCTTTAAGCTTGTTGTTGATGCTTGGGCTGTGTTATCTAATCCATCCAAAAAAACCCTCTACGATAACGAGCTCAATCTCTTCTCCAAGCTCGTTTCAAGCCAACCCCTACAGCAACAACCAGTGAAGATAAATCCTCGGGACAAGAAGAGGAAAGCGACGAAGGAGCAAAATTTTAACTCCGGTAGCAGCAGGATCCCGTCGTTGATGTCTACGTTCTGGACGACCTGTCCATACTGCTATAATCTCTATGAGTACCCTAGGGTTTACGAGGAATGCTGTCTCAGGTGTGAGAAATGTAAGAGGGCTTTTCAGGCTGTTATAGTTAGTTCCCTTCCTCCGTCCTTACCTGGAAAAGAGGAGTTCTACTGTTGTTGGGGTTTATTCCCTTTGGCCTTCTCAGTGTCTAATTCGGGTAGTGGTAAACCTAAATTTCCGAGCTTTCCTAATTCGATGTCTTCACCTCCTATGTTTCCACCCCCTCCTTCTACAGAGAAAAATGCAGGGATTCCTGAATGGATGCCCTTCTCTCCTATGTTTCCATCTGAATCTCAAGGGGAAGGTAATCGTTCTGGTACAGCAGCAGCCgcagcagcagcagcccagATTAATTTAGAtaatgatggtgatgatgattgTAACATTATTGAAAAAGGGAATTTGACTACTGATGTTCAGAGAAGATCTTTTTCAAATAAGAAACCTGACGAGAACTGTCCTGGTGAAGCTAAGAAGGATGGTGAGATAAGGACGGAGGCCTCCAGAGTTACAATTGCAAAGCCTCaaatgaggaagaagacagTTGCAAAGAGAACTCAGAAACAGAGGGGCAGAGGACCCCATGATAAGAAAGCAGAAAGTAGATCAGCCCGAGAATTGGAGAAGCTTGATTTGAATGGGGAATTGGGGAATGAGGCTAAGGATTCTGAACCCACAACTGGGGAAGGAACAGATGCAGGGAGTGGAGATGAAGATGTTGCTTCAGGGAGTGGCTTCTTTGAGGGACTTGATGAATTCCTGGACAATCTACCTATACTTAATGCTGTAAACGATGGTGGAAAGGTCGAAGGAGGTAATACATAG